The DNA segment acgtagatggaaaaaagctgtccttgaaacagtcttgatatgttcgtcaaaagagagtttagggtcaagagtaacgccgaggtccttcacagttttatttgagacgactttacaaccatcaagatgaattgtcagatttaacagaagatctctttgtttcttgggacctagaacaagcatctctgttttgtccgagtttaaaagtagaaagttttcagccatccacttccttatgtctgaaacacaggcttctagcgagggcaattttggggcttcaccatgtttcattgaaatgtacagctgtgtgtcatccgcatagcagtgaaagttaacattatgttttcgaataacatccccaagaggtaaaatatatagtgaaaacaatagtggtcctaaaacggaaccttgaggaacaccgaaatgtacagttgatttgtcagaggacagaccattcacagagacaaactgatatctttccgacaggtaagatctaaaccaggccagaacttgtccgtgtagaccaatttgggtttccagtctctccaaaagaatgtggtgatcgatggtgtcaaaggcagcactaaggtctagtagcacgaggacagatgcagagcctcggtctgacgccattaaaaggtcatttaccaccttcacaagtgcagtctcagtgctatgatggggtctaaaaccagactgaagcatttcgtataacttgtttgtcttcagaaaggcagtgagttgctgcgcaacagctttttctaaaattttgtgttttctgtttaacaaaaatactgagtggagggggagccaggccatttaggatcttgaatacaagacatgctttggtgtattgcacaagattttcccaactcaggagctcatgctttctgaggatgtaacggtgatgatggctattgggcttcctatcaagcactttgagagcctgtttgtagacagactgcataggttttaatgttgtactgcaagcttgggcccaactagtcaagcagttaGTTAACCTCTactgcttctctctcccggatccgtgATCcaccccatcaaaaaagctgactagcatagcctagcctaacgccacagggatatcatatataatttcatgaaatcacaagtccaatacagcaaatgaaagataaacatcttgtgaatccagccatcatttccgatttttaaaatgttttacagcgaaaacactatgtatttctattagctaaccacaatagcaaaagactcaaccgcatattttcacaatttttctaccgcataggtagctatcacaaaaccgaccaaatagagatataattagtcactaaccaagaaacaacttcatcggatgacagtcttataacatgttataaaataaatctatgttttgtttgaaaatgtgcatatttgaggtataaatcatagttttacattgcagcttcCATCAAAAacatcaccaaagcagccagaatagttacagagagcaacgtgaaatacctaaatactcatcataaaacattatgaaaaatacatggtgtacagcaaatgaaatatacactggttcttaatgcaaccgctgtgttagatttttaaaaataactttagtacgacatacgtTTAGtacgttattgcgagacagcgcccgctataagggcggagaataggactcaacatttcacacaaaaatacgaaataacttCATAAATTGTTTTTactttttgctgagcttccatcagaatcttgtacaaggagtcctttgtccagaataaatcgttgtttggttttacaatgtccttttctcctgtcgaattagcaaccttagctagccaagcggcgcgaagatgtccatcttcacctaacgcagagaacggaaaactcaaactcccgataaacgttgaataatctgataaaactcgattgaaaaaacatactttacgatgatattatcacatgtatcaaataaaatcagagccggagatattagccgtgtataccgaacgcttttcagaaggcaatctctCTAGTAAAATGACCTGTTTTTTTTACAGTTAAAGCATCTATCTCCCCCTTTCTTCTGACCGTCTCTATCCACTTTTGTCgactttctccctttctctaccACTATTATCCCTCCCTCGGCTCCAGCAGGCTCCACATATGGTGTTGGTGGTTGTGCGGGCAGCACCTGCTGCCGtctcctcaccaccactattTCATCATCAGGATTATCTCTCCACGCCCGATCGGCCAGAGAGGGATGCAATTTAGGCTTATGGAGAGCCTCCTGAGGAGCCGTGGGAATCCTCGTTTTCTGTTCCCGACAACCTACTTCTTTTTTCTTTTCTCCCTCAGCTCTCTTCCTCGCCTCGGCTAACCATACCCTTGCTGTATCAAGCCCCTCTGCCCGTTGTTTATCTGCCTTGTCTCCACAAACCCTATTTATTTGTTTAATCATTGATtccagtttttctttatttaaacgTCCGTCAAATTCATACTTTTTCCTCCATTTTAAACAGAATTCAATGTTCCTTTTGTCTTTCTGTTCCATATAACGATAATCTCCCGTCCATTCCGGGACCTCCTTGGATGATTTACTACCCATGTTTAATAAATCCTTGCCGCTCCTAGTAGCTATGGTCTTTATCACTATCTGTATATGTATTTCTATGATCTATGTATGTGCTGTTTTTACCGTTAGTTTTTACTTCAATTATTTTGCTTGTTCTCCCGTTTGGAAACTTTATCTATAGCGTTGCATTTGTTGGACATTAAATCTTACCCGTACAAATATAAGCTATTTCCCCGGGGGCGTAAAGTCCCAGTTAATTAATAACCTATTATTTTGTGTCATAGGACTTTTAAAGTTAATATCTCGTATCTTACTCCGCTATATTAGGTTTCCCTCACTCCTGGAACCTCTTGTCTATAGATTTGGCTTTTATCTCAGATTTATAGATTTTggtttccctctcctccttttttGATACTTCTTTCAGTATTGAATAAGTGCAGTCATTTTGTCTGAACAGAACCACCCTTCCTTCTCACAAAGCCTAGTTTATATCCTCACCTATTTTAATATATCTACCGCTCCGTTTCATAGTCAGactagctatgctagtcagcttttttgatggggtgGATcacggatccgggagagagaagcggtagaggttaacttcttgcgaatatagggggtgctgtttcgacttagcattaATTCgactccagattaaactgcctagaaCTCAATTCtttctcgtacaatatgcatattattgttatttttggatagaaaacactctctagtttctataaccgttggaattatgtctctgagtggaacagaactcattctacagcacttttcctgccagggagtgagatttcagaaatcttggcctctggtcccaggtcagtttttaagtccctgttaatcctatgaggatacaaacactgcctacgccttcctctagatgtcagtaagtggtgacaatttgaatggagtcgattgcgcaatcagggcctgtataaaacaacAAAGACCGGAAGGAGCTTCCTTTTGTTCCCTGCGCTCGACTGGCCtctttccaagccttggtttagccagtaatatatcgccggtcatgtttttactcgttataggtgttaaaaacatcatatggtagttaatttaaaccgttttatagcaatttatatccgtttagtgcgattttgagccATTTCTTTGTGACGCCCTTCCAAGAACCGGGCACTTTTCCTGTACAtaccgaacgttagtggccatttcatcatgacaagaggacatctttcgaccaaaagacgattagaccggagaaaggatacattgcccaagattctgatggaagaacagctcatagtaagaactatttatgaagaTAAATcgctgttctgttgaaaaatgttaaacgcatatatcgccattttgttttgtgtagcttcgctttggcggacccggtattgcacagtaaggataattttagaaatgtaattcagcgattgcattaagaactaatttgtctttcgattcctgtcaaccctgtattttttagtcaagtttatgattatttatcgaTTAGACAAGATCACTCTCAAAGATGGCGCCCGACTTTTTCAGaccagtttggctactattctcattgtataaccacgatttttgtggctaaatatgcacattttcgaacaaactctatatctatgttgtaatatgatgttacaggagtgtcatcggaagaattctgagaaggttagtgaaaaaattaatatattttggtggtgataacgtAATCGCTCtctttgccttgaatcaatgctggggtaatgtttatacatgtggtatgctaatataacgatttattgtgttttcgctgtaaaacacttagaaaatctgaaatattgtctgaattcacaagatctgtgtctttccattgctgtgcgctgtgtatttttaagaaatgttttatgatgagtaattaggtaatacacgttgctctctgtagttattctagtcgctttggggagacttgtgatggtggctgcaatggcaaactatgaaaTATgcacctgaaatatgcacatttttctaacaaaacctatggtatacaataaatatgttatcagactgtcatctgatgaggttttttcttggttagtggctatcaatatctttatttggtcgaattggtgatagctactggtggagagaaaatggtggacaaagaaaaatggtgtcttttgctaacgtggttagctaatagatttacatattgtgtcttccctgtaaaacattttaaaaatcagaaatgttggctttattcacaagatctgtatctttcatttggtgtcttggacttgtgatttaatgatatttagatgctactatttacttgtgacgctatgctagctatgctagtcagtgggggggtggtggggggtgctcccggatccgggtttgggaggtgtTAGAGGTtaactgcttgactagttgggcccaagcttgcagtacaacattaaaacctatgcagtctgtctacaaacaggctctcaaagtgcttgataggaagcccaatagccatcattaccgttacatcctcagaaagcatgagctcctgagttgggaaaatcttgtgcaatacaccaaagcatgtcttgtattcaagatcctaaatggcctggctccccctccactcagtatttttgttaaacagaaaacccaaacatatggcagcagatccacaaggtctgccatgagatgTGACTGTATAGTTCCTTTAATTATGGAagagcacctttagtaaatccgctttctcagttagagcttcccatgtctggaatacactgcctgtctgtagcttgtgaggtgtggaaacaattttttgcttttatgaattttgtcttgctgcttttttgttctgttgctgctgtctgaatgctacatcttgcttatcctatgttgctctgtctgtatgctatgtcttgccctATGTTgatctgcgtgtgctcactgctcaatgattttctatattgtaattgtttttaataacctgcccagggactgcggttgaaaattagccagctcgctaaaaccgtcacttttactgaaacgttgattaatgtgcactgtccctgtaaaaatatgaTAAACGTACACCAacgtcgagagcatcctgtcgggctgtatcacagcctggaacggcaactgcaccgccctcaagcGCAAGGCTATTCACAGGGTgatgcagtctgcacaacgcatcaccgggggcaaactacctatcctccatgacacctacagcaccgatgtcacaggaaggccaaaaagatcaaggacatcaaccacccgagccactgcctgttcacacagctaccatccagaaggcaaggtcagtataggtgcatcaaagcttggaccgagagactgaataaCAGCTTCTAttgcaaggccatcagactgctcaacagcaatcactaactcaaaGGCTACTGCCTACATTGAGACGCAAACACTGGCCACTAAACAATGTCACCTCTATTTACATTACTTTTATCACATGTATTTTAAACCTtgtccatatacttatatgtacatattcacaCCTTTAGatatgtgtattaggtagttggggAATTGATAGATAATACTACACTGTCAGAACTAGCATTGGTACACACTAAAATTAGCATGTGTCAAATAAATGttgagttaattgaaatgcattccaggtgaccacctcacgaatctggttgagagaatgctaggagtgtacaaagctgtaaaggcagagggtggctactttgaagaatctcaatatagtttgatttgttttAGATATGATTCCATAATTgactattccacaatgtagaacataTTATAACTGAAAACCCTGGAACAAGTAGGTGTGTTAAAACTTGCCTGGTAATGTTGATATAGTATTTTTAGCCTGtagaagctgatgggatcctcctttATTTAATAGAAGCCATCAGGCTGTTCTCACCCAATTGCATAGCTTATAGAAATGTTGGCCAATATGAACTCATGAAGTGATTTAGATTTTCAAACTACATTTgcaatgatgtcagagtgattagagggacaatagagtgctgagtaccaggcagttaacaagtgtggtagactactaatgaccatcaccagcatcagagcttggagaagcccaaTTACTCCATGGTCACGTGGTATTTCATTGCCTTATTGTCCTGTAACCGCCAATGTAGTGGTAATACAGTCACCATAACAGTCCTACTTCCTCTATTTCCCAGAAATGGATTGGTTCAGATATCCTGAACAATTTATCACACCAACAATAAAGTAAGTAATTCAACCATTTAATCTGTTTATATGGGATGTGAATCAGTTCCTGTAGTACAGTAAAGACAACCGTCAATCATTTCAATGTCTTCTTTCCAACATCTTCATTCCAACGCCTTTCACCTACAATTACAGACATAACATTAACATCCAGAACCAGCTGCAAAGTAGTAACATTTAGTGAATGAGTATGTATATACACCTTGGTGGAACAGTTGCTAGCAGTTGATTGGAGCAGTGCCTGGTGGAGTCTCAGTACCCTGGATCTTCTGTCCGGTACTGGTCACACACCAACAGTAACCTACCAGAAATAGACATGTTCCATAAACAGTAGACATATTACACTAACACATTGAAGTGTCACATTCAACTGAATTGGAGAATTTAGTGTGTACGTGCGTCCGTGTTCACCTGCAGAGCCCCAACATTGCTTAGGGGTGTATTGTCCTGCGGTGTCACACGTTGGGATGTAGGCTCCAATTGGGCCATTTGTCGCAGCATCTCTAGCACGCTCACATGGGGTCTTGGGTCGTATCGTAGCATCTGGACACAGGTAACAAACATTGTAATGTGGACAAAATGTATGGACATAATATACATTGCTGGACATACATCCCAGAATCTTGGTTTGCGTCCCATTTGGGACCCTACTCCCCCTAGTCAGAAGTAGTTTATACGGATTAGGGTTCCACTTCAGAAGTAACCTACGTACTAACTAGCTAAATACTGAAATTGTGCTACTTTTTTAAAAGCCCTATGCAGGCAAAATTCCATTTCTGTCTTTTGTATAACAGCTGATGAAACGAAGACTGAAAGTGGGGGTAAATtgtatcagtgttatttcctgatagttgctagaCAATCCAATCATACATCCAGTTGAATGTATGAAACAGTTCATATCAGAATACCTCAGGCCAGCATCTAGACACCAATATACATCTCTGGAACTAGAggagtggcaggtagactagcagttagagagttgggccagtaactgaaaggttgctagttttTATCTCTGAGATGACAAGTTGAAatatctgtctgtgcccttgagcaaaacaAAACCTTAAATTCTCCAGTGTCACAGTTGATAATGGCTGCCCTCTCAGAGGGTGTCCAAGGGACAACCGGTTATGAAAAGAAACATTAATACCTACGTGTGTGAATAGGACAGAGCAACACCCACTAATGTCTTATTAAAATGTTGGTGAGTAAGTGTGAGGTATGTAAATCTCACCTCCCAGAGCAAAAGCTGTGCTGACAAGCAGAATGATGGTCAATATCGCCATTGTGATAGtctcctgagagagaaagagagcatttTAAATCTGGAATGGTTGTTGGTACTAGAGGTACTGAGGAGAGGTTATGGAAACCCTGTGTTAAGTACCAAACTTAAACAACGGCTGAGGCAGCATTTCCTACACCCAGTCCAGAGGACCCCAAGAACCGAGTACGGGCAACACGGCACTATTAAGCTATTGCCAAAACTCCGGTATCATCTCTTCAACCACATACGATAGATAAGCCTGGCACACAGGAATATGGATCCTTTCCAAATGGCTCCTCATTCCGTTTGTAGTGAACCACTTTTGACAAAGGCccacagtgcactacatagggaatcatCCTAGATCTAGTCAGAGACTACCCATTTACAGCAAAGGTAACTGTTAGTCTATGCTCTTAGGGGGGGTGGTGTCACTCCACAAAATGgggacctatatagtgcactacatttaaccggGGACACATAAGATTAAGGTGCCATTTAAAGGGGCAGCTAGTCTGTTAAATAATGTCACAATCTCACCTTCTGCACTCTTCCACAGGATTCACTGgttgtctctctgttgtctgtgaGTTATGGTCTACTTCTTCCACCTCTCCTTTTAAAGGACCTGTCACAGGTGTGACTATTTGCCTCATTAACCCAATGAGAGTTCCGATGTCGGCCATtatccagtggtgtaaagaacTAAAGTAAAACTATGTGAAAGTACTACTCaagtcatttttgggggtatctttactttaatATATTCGACATCtttcacttcactacattcctaaagaaaataatgtactttttactccatacattttccctgacacccaaaagtactcgttagatTTTGAATGATTAGCAGGACAGAACAATTGTctgattcacacacttatcaagagaacatctctggtcatccctactgcctttgatctggcacactcactaaacacaaatgcttagtttgtaaattatgtctgagtgttggagtgtgacactGACTATcagtaatcaaataaaaaaacacgAAAATGgtaccatctggtttgcttaatataatgaatttgaaatgatttctacttttgctacttaagtatattttatcaattatatttaattttgatacttcagtatatttaaaaccgaATACATTTAgactactcaagtaatattttactgggtgactttcacttttacttgagtcattttctatgaacaTTTTCTATGGACCtggacttccggcgccgaccgagatggccgcctcgcttcgcgttcttaggaaaatatgcagtattttgtttttttatgtgttattccttacattggtaccccaggtaatcttaggtttcattacatacagtcgggaggaactactgaatataagaccaacgtcaactcaccatcgttacaaccaggaatatgactttcccgaagcggatccagtgttttgccttccacccaatacaatggatctgatcccagccggcgaccctatgcgacgccgtaaaagggggaaacgtagcggtctcctggtcaggcttcggagacgggcacatcgcgctccactccctagcatactactcgccaatgtccagtctcttgacaataaggttgaggaaatccgagcaagggtaacattccagagagacatcagagattgtaacgttctctgcttcacggaaacatgtctcactcaagagacgctaacggagtcggtgcagccagctggtttcttcacgcaccgcgccgacagaaacatacatctttctggtaagaagaggggcgggggtgtatgccttatgattaacgagacgtggtgtgatcataacaacatacaggaactcaagtcattctgttcacctgatctagaattcctcacaatcaaatatcgaccgcattatctaccaagggaattctcttcgattataatcacagccgtatatttTCCCcgccaagcagacacatcgatggccctgaacgaactttatctgactctttgtaaactggaaaccactcaccctgaggctgcatttatcgtagctgaggattttaacaaggctaatctgaaaacaaaacaaaactaaattctatcagcatatggattgtgctaccagggctggtaaaaccttggatcattgttatactaacttctgcgacgcatataaggccctcccccgccctcctttcggaaaagcggaccacgactccattttgttgcttccagcctacaaacagaaactaaaacaacaagctccctcgctcaggtctgttcaacgctggtctgaccaatctgattccacgcttcaagactgcttcgatcacgtggattgggatatgttccgcattgcgtccaacaacaatattgacgaatacgctgattcggtgagcgagttcattagaaagtgcattgacgatgtcgtacccacagcaacgattaaaacattcccaaaccagaaacagtGGATTGATATGCAgtattcgcgtgaaactgaaagcgcgaaccactgcttttaaccagggcaaggtgaccggaaacatgactgaatacaaacagtgtagctattctctccgcaaggcaatcaaacaagctaagtcccagtatagagacaaagtagagtcgcaattcaacagctcagacacaagaggtatgtggcagggtctagagcacaggtgtcaaactcattccacggagggccgagtgtctgcgggttttcgctccacccttgtacttgattgatgaattaacatcactaattagttaggaactccccacacctggttgtctagggctttattgaaaggaaagaccaaaaacctgcagacacaaggccctccgtggaatgagtttgacacccctggtctagagtcaatcacggattacaaaaagaaaaccaggcccgtcgcggaccaggatgtcttgctcccagacaggctaaataattgttttgcttgctttgaggacaatacagtgccactgacacggcccgctaccaaaaacctgcgggctctccttcactgcagccgaggtgagtaaaacatttaaacgtgttaaccctcgcaaggctgcaggccaagacggcattcccagccgcgtcctcagagcatgcgcagaccagcaggctggtgtttttacggacatattcaatcaatccttatcccagtcttctGTTCCCACATACTTCAATAGGGCAactattgttcctgttcccaagaaagctaaggtaactgagctaaacgactaccaccccgtagcactcacttccgtcatcatgaagtgctttgagagactagtcaaggaccatatcacctccaccctaccggacaccctagacccactccaatttgcttaccgacccaataggtccacagacgacgcaatcgcaaccacactgcacactgccctaacccatctggacaagaggaatacctatgtgagaatgctgttcatcgactacagctcagcatttaacaccatagtaccctccaaactcgtcatcatgaagtgctttgagagactagtcaaggaccatatcacctccaccctaccggacaccctacacccactccaatttgcttaccgacccaataggtccacagacgacgcaatcgcaaccacactgcacactgccctaacccatctggacaagaggaatacctatgtgagaatgctgttcatcgactacagctcagcatttaacaccatagtaccctccaaactcgtcatcaagctcgagaccctgggtctcgaccccgccctgtgcaacttggtcctggatttcctgacgggccgcccccaggtggtgagggtaggtaacaacatctccaccccgctgatcctcaacactggggccccacaagggtgcgttctgagcactctcctgtactccctgttcacccacgactgcgtggccatgcacgcctccaactcaatcatcaagtttgcggacgacactacagtggtaggcttgattaccaacaatgacgagacggcctacagggaggaggtgagggccctcggagtgtggtgtcaggaaaataacctcacactcaacgtcaacaaaacaaaggagatgtttgtggacttcaggaaacagtagagggagcacccccctatacacatcgacgggacagtagtggagaaggtggaaagttttaagttcctcggtgtacacatcacggacaaactgaattggtccacccacacagacagcattgtgaagaaggcgcagcagcgcctcttcaacctcaggaggctgaagaaatttggcttgtcaccaaaagcactcacaaacttctacagatgcacaatcgggagcatcctgtcgggctgtatcaccgcctggtacggcaagtgctccgcccacaaccgtcaGGCTCTCCCGAGGGTAGTGAggtttgcacaacgcatcaccgggggcaaactacctgccctccaggacacctacaccacccgatgtcacaggaaggccataaagatcatcaaggacaacaaccacccacgccactgcctgttcaccccgctatcatccaaaaggcgaggtcagtacaggtgcatcaaagcagggaccgagagactgaaaaacagcttctatctcaaggccatcagactgttaaacagccaccgctaacatttagtggccgctgccaacatactgactcaactccagccactttaataatgggaattgatggaaattatgtaaaaatgtaccactagccactttaaacaatgccacttaatataatgtttacataccctacattactcatctcatatgtatatgtttatactgtactccatatcatctactgcatcttgccatctttatgtaatacaaattatgtaaaaatgtatcactagccattttaaactatgccactttatgtttacataccctacattacccatctcatatgtatatactgtactctataccatctactgcatcttgcctatgccgttctgtacagtcactcattcatatatctttatgtacatattctttatccctttaaacttgtgtgtataaggtagtagttgtggaattgttaggttagattacttgttggttattactgcattgtcggaactagaagcacaagcatttcgctacactcacattaacatctgctaaccatttgtatgtgacaaatacaatttgatttgatttgatgaaggtATCTTCATAGGCAGTGAAGAGAGTactagaggaagatgggtccagtTTCGAGGGATCCTTAGAGGCTCCCTGTGAGTATGCCGAGGCCAATAGAGAGTGATAGGAATAACACGTGTTTCAGTAAGGTTGGTTTCTTAGCATTCATagccatggttatcaactgtaccgcagaaatggaacataaatcacaga comes from the Salvelinus fontinalis isolate EN_2023a unplaced genomic scaffold, ASM2944872v1 scaffold_0457, whole genome shotgun sequence genome and includes:
- the LOC129846099 gene encoding equistatin-like, which translates into the protein MCPSPKPDQETATFPPFTASHRVAGWDQIHCIGWKAKHWIRFGKVIFLVVTMETITMAILTIILLVSTAFALGDATIRPKTPCERARDAATNGPIGAYIPTCDTAGQYTPKQCWGSAGYCWCVTSTGQKIQGTETPPGTAPINC